From a single Botrytis cinerea B05.10 chromosome 16, complete sequence genomic region:
- the Bcddr48 gene encoding Bcddr48: MSTYNNDDSYDTTGRRGAPSSADDSFANTSGGFGNESRGNTTSAQGIGGTGTFDDQDSGAYGGSSTQESRGFNTGNSGGLRDNEFGSSNSKYGGDLGDDTNNFGTGRSERTSGLGDNTSSGFGNTSTSHSGYDDNTSSGLGNSGIGGASSGYGDNTSSGLGNNSTSRSGYGGDNSTGLDSSRSGYGDNTSSGFGDKTSTGYGDSTSKSGYGDNTSSGFGDKTSTGYGDSTSKSGYGDNTSSGYGDNPSSTLDSSRTGYGENTSSGIGGNTDSYDSNKTRSGNTYGSSDNTGSRDYDNTSSSNTGKTGDSTVGKIMEKAGHVLHKENLVQKGEAKRAAAGSDNY; the protein is encoded by the exons ATGTCTACATATAACAACGACGATAGCTACGACACCACTGGTCGTCGTGGTGCTCCTTCCAGCGCCGACGATTCCTTCGCAAACACCTCAGGTGGTTTTGGGAATGAGAGCCGTGGCAATACCACTAGTGCCCAGGGCATTGGAGGCACAGGGACATTTGACGACCAGGATTCTGGAGCATATGGAGGATCTTCTACTCAAGAAAGCCGTGGCTTCAACACCGGAAACTCT GGAGGATTGAGAGACAACGAGTTTGGCTCGAGCAATTCCAAGTATGGAGGAGATCTCGGCGATGATACTAACAACTTCGGAACTGGTAGAAGTGAGCGAACTTCAGGATTAGGCGACAACACCTCTTCTGGCTTTGGAAATACTTCAACCTCCCACTCTGGCTACGATGACAACACCTCATCTGGTCTTGGTAATTCGGGAATTGGTGGAGCTTCCTCCGGTTATGGAGACAACACATCTTCAGGCCTTGGCAATAATTCTACTTCTCGTTCTGGATATGGAGGAGACAATTCAACTGGTTTGGATAGTTCAAGATCAGGCTATGGAGACAACACTTCTTCTGGATTTGGTGATAAGACCTCCACTGGCTACGGAGATAGTACTTCAAAATCAGGCTATGGGGACAACACTTCTTCTGGATTTGGTGATAAGACCTCCACTGGCTACGGAGATAGTACTTCAAAATCAGGCTATGGAGACAACACCTCTTCTGGATATGGCGACAACCCTTCTTCTACTCTTGATTCCTCTCGCACCGGATACGGTGAAAACACATCCAGCGGCATTGGTGGAAACACCGACTCATATGATTCCAACAAGACCCGCTCCGGTAACACCTACGGTTCTTCTGACAACACTGGCTCGCGCGACTATGATAACACCTCGAGCTCCAATACTGGAAAGACTGGTGATTCTACCGTGGGCAAGATCATGGAAAAAGCTGGACATGTACTTCATAAGGAGAATTTGGTCCAGAAGGGCGAGGCTAAGCGTGCCGCTGCTGGAAGTGATAATTACTAA
- the Bcrrp45 gene encoding Bcrrp45 produces the protein MPREVEPSINEKQFFSKALKENLRIDGRSFDQFRALELEFGDEYGVADVRLGKTRVLVNITAEVTSPFPDRLFDGIFTITTELSPMASPAFETNRPTEQEVLLSRLLEKTLRRSAALDTESLCLIAGQKCWSVRADVHILSHDGNLIDASCIAIIAALQHFRKPDTSTEGETVTVYTLAEREPVPLSLLHFPLCVTFSFYGKGQEQTRLVDTNLMEEQLREGSCTISMNRHGEVCQIAKLGGIAVDAVELLQCTNIALEKVKDISAYITKRLQEDLKKRDKGGLMAELRADNSR, from the exons ATGCCTCGAGAAGTTGAACCTTCTATCAATGAAAAGCAGTTCTTTTCGAAGGCTCTCAAAGAAAATTTAAGAATTGATGGAAGAAGTTTTGATCAATTTCGAGCTCTAGAGTTagagtttggagatgaaTATGGTGTGGCAGATGTGAGGTTAGGAAAGACAAG GGTTCTCGTCAATATTACAGCTGAAGTAACAAGCCCATTCCCGGACCGTCTCTTTGATGGCATCTTCACCATCACGACCGAACTTTCACCTATGGCCTCACCTGCTTTCGAAACCAACCGTCCAACCGAACAAGAAGTATTGCTCTCTCGCCTTCTCGAGAAGACCTTGCGACGTTCTGCAGCTCTTGATACCGAATCTCTTTGTCTCATCGCCGGTCAGAAATGCTGGTCAGTCCGCGCAGATGTTCACATTCTGTCACACGACGGAAATCTTATCGATGCGTCCTGTATCGCTATAATAGCTGCATTACAACACTTTAGAAAACCAGATACAAGCACGGAAGGAGAAACGGTGACTGTCTACACTTTAGCAGAGCGAGAACCTGTGCCTTTGAGTCTTTTACATTTCCCACTCTGTGtgacattttcattttatggGAAGGGCCAAGAGCAGACTAGATTGGTTGACACGAATTTAATGGAGGAACAGTTAAGAGAGGGTAGTTGCACGATCAGTATGAATCGTCACGGAGAAGTTTGTCAAATTGCTAAGCTTGGTGGTATAGCAGTCGATGCCGTGGAATTGTTACAATGTACAAATATTGCACTTGAGAAGGTCAAGGACATATCTGCATATATCACAAAGAGGTTGcaagaagatttgaagaaaaggGATAAGGGAGGACTCATGGCTGAGCTTAGAGCAGATAAttcaagatga